Proteins encoded within one genomic window of Comamonas endophytica:
- a CDS encoding enoyl-CoA hydratase/isomerase family protein produces the protein MNYQNLEVQIQGPVATLWLNRPAVRNALDEVLLAEMTLAVNELERNDAVRVLVLAGRGKAFCAGADLNWMKRMASYSDAQNQADAMGLAQMLKTLHGIGKPTIARVHGAAFAGGMGLAAACDVVVAEPTAEFCLSEVRIGLIPSTISPYILQALGVQAAKRYMLTAERLSAQEAHRLGFVQALSEEGAIDATVARIAQALAAGGPRALARTKALIHSVAHRSLDEELITETAGLIAQVRASDEGREGVAAFLEKRAAGWVTQ, from the coding sequence ATGAACTATCAGAACCTTGAAGTGCAAATCCAGGGCCCGGTCGCCACGCTCTGGCTCAACCGCCCTGCCGTGCGCAATGCGCTCGATGAAGTGCTGCTGGCCGAGATGACCCTGGCCGTGAATGAACTGGAGCGCAACGACGCCGTCCGCGTGCTGGTGCTGGCCGGCCGGGGCAAGGCCTTTTGCGCGGGCGCCGACCTGAACTGGATGAAGCGCATGGCCAGCTACAGCGACGCGCAGAACCAGGCCGACGCGATGGGACTGGCCCAGATGCTGAAAACGCTGCACGGCATCGGCAAGCCGACCATCGCCCGCGTGCATGGCGCGGCCTTTGCCGGCGGCATGGGCCTGGCGGCCGCGTGCGATGTGGTGGTGGCGGAGCCCACGGCAGAGTTCTGCCTTTCCGAGGTGCGCATCGGCCTGATCCCTTCGACCATCTCGCCTTACATCCTCCAGGCCCTGGGCGTGCAGGCCGCCAAGCGCTATATGCTCACGGCAGAACGCCTGAGCGCGCAGGAAGCGCACCGGCTGGGGTTCGTGCAGGCCCTGAGCGAGGAAGGCGCGATCGACGCCACCGTCGCGCGCATCGCGCAGGCCCTGGCCGCCGGCGGCCCCCGGGCGCTGGCGCGGACCAAGGCATTGATCCACAGCGTGGCCCATCGCTCGCTGGACGAGGAGCTGATCACCGAAACCGCCGGCCTGATTGCCCAGGTCAGGGCTAGCGATGAAGGGCGGGAGGGGGTGGCGGCTTTCCTGGAGAAGCGGGCAGCCGGGTGGGTGACGCAATGA
- a CDS encoding DUF3046 domain-containing protein produces the protein MKTLSPTSTVTGPQRSPCDPDAVADPSSFVPVAPTRTLLAGSLAARMARLESDDMLSTDGAADLVGTTRVTINAWIAKGRAIGLTQTRRGFKLPSWQFEPAVWEAVPQLSRALGTREGWALLTFLETPLGALDGRTPRQAIEQGHAARVVALAGVEGS, from the coding sequence ATGAAAACACTTTCCCCAACATCGACCGTGACCGGGCCCCAGCGTTCGCCCTGCGATCCCGATGCGGTTGCCGATCCGTCTTCCTTTGTACCTGTCGCCCCGACCAGGACCCTGCTGGCCGGTAGCCTGGCTGCCCGGATGGCCCGCCTGGAATCCGATGACATGCTCAGCACCGATGGGGCCGCCGACCTGGTGGGTACCACCCGGGTGACCATCAATGCCTGGATCGCCAAAGGGCGGGCCATTGGATTGACCCAGACCCGGCGCGGTTTCAAGCTGCCCAGCTGGCAGTTCGAACCCGCCGTCTGGGAGGCTGTGCCCCAGCTTTCCAGGGCCTTGGGCACCCGTGAGGGCTGGGCACTGCTCACCTTCCTCGAGACGCCGCTGGGCGCCCTGGACGGCCGGACGCCGCGTCAGGCCATCGAGCAGGGACATGCGGCACGTGTTGTTGCACTGGCGGGCGTCGAGGGTTCGTGA
- a CDS encoding LysR family transcriptional regulator: MNVTQRDFQLDWLKCFVAVVDAGSLSSAAGEIHRSQSAVSMQLRKLEDAAGHRLLERDSRSLELTPEGHKLLGYARRMLDLQAQAQAALKDEELTGSVRLGVPDDYAAKYLTPVLRRFAPRHAGVDIVLSCEQSTALIPRVAAGELDLALISRDNARRGTLLFHEPMVWVGSEQFELWRRDPLPIAVYEEASLARRSVLKALALQGRNHRVVYNSSSLAGQIAAVESGLAVAVLTQCSAPPHLQVLGSQHGLGPLEPMEVAVYRSRASRGSKAVDSLHALLVNTLRIGEAALAPSPGRQ; the protein is encoded by the coding sequence ATGAACGTCACGCAGCGCGATTTCCAGCTCGACTGGCTCAAATGCTTTGTTGCCGTGGTGGATGCGGGTTCGCTGTCCAGCGCGGCGGGAGAAATCCATCGCTCGCAATCGGCAGTGAGCATGCAGCTCAGGAAGCTCGAGGACGCTGCGGGCCACCGGCTGCTCGAGCGCGACAGCCGCAGTCTGGAGCTCACGCCCGAAGGGCACAAGCTGCTGGGCTACGCGCGCCGCATGCTCGACCTGCAGGCGCAAGCGCAGGCCGCCCTGAAGGACGAGGAGCTCACGGGATCGGTGCGCCTGGGCGTGCCCGACGACTATGCCGCCAAATACCTCACGCCGGTGCTCAGGCGCTTTGCGCCCCGCCATGCGGGAGTCGACATCGTGCTCAGCTGCGAGCAGTCCACCGCTTTGATTCCACGCGTGGCCGCGGGCGAGCTGGACCTGGCGCTGATTTCACGCGACAACGCACGCCGCGGCACCTTGCTGTTCCACGAGCCCATGGTGTGGGTGGGTTCCGAGCAGTTCGAGCTGTGGCGCCGCGACCCCCTGCCGATTGCCGTCTACGAGGAAGCCAGCCTGGCGCGCCGCAGCGTCCTGAAGGCGCTGGCACTGCAGGGGCGCAACCACCGCGTGGTCTACAACAGCTCCAGCCTGGCAGGGCAGATCGCCGCGGTGGAAAGCGGGCTGGCGGTGGCGGTGCTCACGCAATGCAGCGCGCCACCGCATCTGCAGGTGCTGGGCAGCCAGCATGGGCTGGGTCCGCTGGAGCCGATGGAGGTGGCTGTCTACCGAAGCCGTGCCTCGCGCGGATCGAAGGCCGTGGACAGCCTGCACGCGCTGCTGGTCAACACGCTGAGGATTGGAGAGGCTGCCCTGGCACCGTCTCCCGGGCGACAATGA